Proteins encoded by one window of Chryseobacterium sp. POL2:
- a CDS encoding 5-formyltetrahydrofolate cyclo-ligase, with the protein MDTIFQQKSVLREKYLEKRMTLSKDEVFLFSKEIFDTFISNFEIKANSKIHCFLPIVSKNEIDTSFFFDYCFKHNIRIFVPKVVGDKIISIEINPDSEFKISKWNIQEPVSNLDYGEIEFDICITPLVYCDPLGNRIGYGKGFYDKFFEENKVISKIGLSFYKPVECVDNVFKTDVRLDYLITPNYFFVF; encoded by the coding sequence ATGGATACTATTTTTCAACAAAAATCAGTTTTAAGAGAAAAATATTTAGAAAAAAGAATGACCTTGTCAAAAGACGAGGTTTTTCTATTTTCTAAAGAAATCTTTGACACTTTTATTTCTAATTTTGAAATTAAAGCAAATTCTAAAATCCATTGCTTCTTGCCCATTGTTTCGAAAAATGAGATAGATACCAGCTTTTTCTTTGATTATTGCTTCAAACATAATATTAGAATTTTTGTTCCAAAAGTCGTCGGTGATAAAATTATTTCTATTGAAATCAATCCAGATTCTGAATTTAAAATAAGCAAATGGAATATCCAAGAGCCTGTAAGCAATCTGGATTATGGAGAAATTGAGTTTGATATTTGCATCACGCCGTTGGTCTACTGTGATCCGTTAGGAAATAGAATTGGTTACGGAAAAGGATTTTATGATAAGTTTTTTGAGGAAAATAAAGTTATTTCAAAAATTGGTCTTTCTTTTTATAAGCCAGTTGAGTGTGTTGATAATGTTTTTAAAACAGATGTTCGGCTAGATTATTTAATAACTCCTAATTATTTTTTTGTATTTTAA
- a CDS encoding peptidase U32 family protein — translation MTKTGRIELMSPAGDFTSLQAAIDNGADSVYFGVEQLNMRARASMNFTIDDLPEIAKRCEEKGVRTYLTLNTIIYDHDLSIIKTLLDKAKAANLTAVIAMDQAVIAYARQIGMEVHISTQINVTNIETVKFYALFADTMVMSRELSISQIKKICSQIEKEQVKGPSGNLVEVEIFGHGALCMAVSGKCYLSLHSHNSSANRGACKQNCRKKYTVIDQDSGFEIELDNEYMMSPKDLCTIGFLDQITDAGVKVLKVEGRGRAPEYVAMVTKCYREAIDSVAEGTFSQEKVAEWMKQLETVYNRGFWSGYYLGQELGEWSANSGSSATQKKVYIGKGRHYYPKSEIAEFLIEAYDLAEGDTVLIQGPTTGSQEMVIEGLKVDAKDDATKATKSDVVTFKTDFRVRPSDKLYKVVKVEEPGTQQNNVEEGVYSH, via the coding sequence ATGACAAAAACAGGAAGAATAGAACTAATGTCTCCCGCAGGAGATTTTACTTCGTTACAAGCGGCGATTGACAATGGGGCAGATTCTGTTTATTTCGGAGTAGAGCAGCTTAATATGCGTGCTCGCGCTTCCATGAATTTTACAATTGACGATCTTCCAGAGATTGCAAAACGTTGTGAAGAAAAAGGTGTTAGAACTTATTTGACGCTCAACACAATTATATATGATCATGATTTGTCAATCATAAAAACACTCCTAGACAAAGCCAAAGCAGCCAATCTTACAGCAGTAATTGCTATGGACCAAGCAGTGATTGCTTATGCCAGACAAATCGGTATGGAAGTGCATATCTCGACGCAGATTAATGTAACCAACATTGAAACGGTTAAGTTTTATGCTTTGTTTGCAGATACAATGGTGATGAGCCGTGAGCTAAGTATTAGCCAAATTAAAAAAATCTGTAGCCAAATTGAAAAAGAACAGGTTAAAGGACCTTCTGGTAATTTGGTAGAAGTTGAAATCTTTGGTCATGGTGCTTTATGTATGGCGGTTTCAGGAAAGTGCTATTTAAGCCTTCATTCTCACAACTCATCAGCAAATAGAGGTGCGTGCAAGCAAAATTGTCGTAAAAAATATACTGTAATCGATCAAGATTCTGGTTTCGAAATCGAATTGGATAACGAATATATGATGTCGCCAAAAGATCTTTGTACCATCGGATTTTTAGACCAAATTACAGATGCTGGGGTTAAAGTTTTGAAGGTTGAAGGACGTGGACGTGCTCCAGAATATGTTGCGATGGTAACCAAATGTTATCGTGAAGCAATCGATAGTGTTGCGGAAGGTACTTTCTCTCAAGAAAAAGTTGCGGAATGGATGAAGCAATTAGAAACGGTTTATAACCGCGGTTTCTGGTCTGGATATTATCTTGGTCAAGAGTTAGGAGAGTGGTCTGCTAATTCTGGTTCTAGTGCGACACAGAAAAAAGTCTATATCGGAAAAGGAAGACACTATTATCCAAAATCCGAGATTGCTGAATTTTTAATCGAAGCTTATGATTTAGCTGAAGGCGATACCGTTTTGATCCAAGGCCCAACGACAGGTTCACAAGAGATGGTAATAGAAGGTCTCAAAGTAGATGCTAAAGATGATGCTACAAAAGCGACAAAATCAGACGTTGTAACTTTTAAAACCGACTTTAGAGTTCGTCCTTCTGATAAACTTTATAAAGTTGTTAAGGTTGAAGAGCCAGGCACTCAGCAGAATAATGTAGAAGAAGGTGTTTATTCTCATTAA
- a CDS encoding DUF72 domain-containing protein: protein MKFGQVEDPSKIDFSLPTDHPQTKTILNLNKSGLIDIEIGCAKWNKTDLKGFYPKGTKDELSYYSTQFNSIELNATFYGMPSLEQVVTWKDKTPDDFKFFPKITNTVSHFRRLKDVTEPVTQFVTSVMNFDEKLGMVFLQLHDNFKPKDYDRLEKFVKDWPRDVPLAIELRNTEWFTDEEVFNQTCELFEKYNITNIIVDTAGRRDMLHMRLTTPVAFIRYVGANAESDYKRLDDWLTRLTIWKEQGLEHLYFFVHQNIEKASPLLSVHFIEKLNKTWGENLHIPQMATEPSKLTLF from the coding sequence ATGAAATTCGGACAAGTTGAAGATCCTTCAAAAATAGATTTCAGTTTACCAACTGATCATCCACAAACTAAAACGATTTTAAATCTAAATAAATCTGGTCTAATAGACATCGAAATTGGATGCGCCAAATGGAACAAAACCGACCTAAAAGGCTTTTACCCAAAAGGAACAAAAGACGAATTAAGCTATTATTCTACACAATTTAATTCGATTGAGCTGAATGCAACGTTCTACGGAATGCCTTCGCTTGAGCAAGTCGTAACATGGAAAGACAAAACACCAGACGATTTTAAATTTTTTCCAAAAATTACCAATACCGTTTCGCACTTTCGACGACTGAAAGACGTCACAGAGCCTGTAACGCAGTTTGTAACGTCCGTTATGAATTTTGATGAAAAGTTGGGAATGGTTTTTTTACAATTGCACGATAATTTTAAACCTAAAGATTACGATCGGTTAGAAAAATTTGTCAAAGATTGGCCTCGTGATGTGCCTTTGGCTATCGAACTCCGAAATACAGAATGGTTTACAGACGAAGAGGTTTTTAACCAAACTTGTGAGCTTTTTGAAAAATATAATATTACAAATATTATTGTTGATACAGCGGGACGACGCGATATGTTGCACATGCGATTGACTACGCCCGTTGCCTTTATACGCTATGTTGGTGCCAATGCAGAAAGCGATTATAAAAGACTCGACGATTGGTTGACGCGTTTGACAATTTGGAAAGAACAAGGTTTAGAACATTTGTATTTTTTCGTACACCAAAACATTGAAAAAGCCTCACCTTTGTTATCTGTACATTTTATTGAGAAATTAAATAAAACTTGGGGCGAAAACCTCCATATTCCGCAAATGGCTACGGAGCCATCGAAATTGACTTTGTTTTAA
- a CDS encoding ferredoxin: protein MVIVTLQRDKCIGCNYCAEFAPDYFRMSKKDGKSVLLKSIEKKGFFTIKTPSPDAFESCDKAAKACPVNIISVKEI from the coding sequence ATGGTTATTGTAACATTGCAAAGAGATAAGTGTATCGGCTGTAATTATTGTGCAGAGTTTGCACCAGACTATTTTAGAATGTCTAAAAAAGATGGGAAATCTGTGCTTCTTAAATCCATAGAGAAAAAAGGGTTTTTTACAATAAAAACACCATCTCCAGACGCTTTTGAATCTTGTGATAAAGCAGCAAAAGCTTGTCCGGTTAATATAATTTCAGTTAAAGAAATTTAG
- a CDS encoding trypsin-like peptidase domain-containing protein, giving the protein MKNTLKKLMPLAVVGVLSGATTFGAIKYFDPQNSGEDFSYFTKSSPKANFVGMNSAAVGDDFVKASKTTVPAVVTIKNYSDRSAQRAPDKDLFDFFFGNPFGRGGQPQQRQQTPKNMPSGLGSGVIISPDGYIISNNHVIAGANKLEVVLSNKKSYIANLVGTDPNTDIALLKIEEKGLPYLNFANSDAVEVGQWVLAVGNPLGLNSTVTAGIISAKGRSIDLLSQQSRTPIESFIQTDAAINPGNSGGALVNVSGDLIGINTAISSNTGYYEGYGFAVPSNLARKIVEDIKKFGLVQRGFLGVGTLDLSNDNQVMAYNQEKKANLKTGNGVYVREVSDNSGAGDAGIRIGDVITKIDNTDINSYADLSFVIGSKRPGDKVALTYTRNGKATTTTVVLKDQKGNTSARSKADLSVTEKIGSDFDPLSDRIKTNYGLNSGVIARNVVENSEMDKIGVVDNYIIIEINGKPVNSQKDVEKILNDYKGNVQVKYVDEYGRITTRGFKMP; this is encoded by the coding sequence ATGAAGAATACTTTAAAAAAACTAATGCCATTAGCTGTTGTGGGTGTTTTATCTGGAGCTACTACTTTTGGAGCTATTAAATATTTCGATCCGCAAAACTCAGGAGAAGATTTCTCTTATTTCACAAAATCAAGTCCGAAAGCTAACTTCGTAGGCATGAATTCGGCGGCTGTAGGTGACGACTTTGTAAAAGCTTCCAAAACTACCGTTCCCGCAGTTGTTACCATAAAAAATTATTCTGACAGATCCGCACAAAGAGCACCAGACAAAGATTTATTCGATTTCTTTTTCGGTAACCCATTTGGTCGCGGTGGTCAACCACAGCAACGTCAACAAACACCTAAAAACATGCCTTCTGGTTTAGGTTCTGGCGTTATTATCTCACCTGATGGTTATATCATTTCTAACAATCACGTTATTGCAGGTGCTAATAAACTTGAAGTTGTATTAAGCAATAAAAAATCATATATCGCAAATCTTGTAGGAACAGATCCTAACACAGATATAGCATTATTAAAAATTGAAGAAAAAGGCTTACCTTATCTTAATTTCGCAAATTCTGATGCGGTAGAAGTTGGGCAATGGGTTTTAGCTGTTGGTAATCCGCTGGGACTTAACTCAACGGTAACAGCTGGGATTATTTCAGCAAAAGGTAGAAGTATCGATCTTCTTAGCCAACAATCGAGAACACCAATTGAAAGTTTTATCCAAACGGATGCTGCTATTAATCCAGGTAACAGTGGCGGGGCTTTGGTTAACGTAAGTGGTGACCTTATTGGTATTAATACCGCTATCTCATCCAATACTGGCTACTACGAGGGTTATGGTTTTGCAGTTCCTTCTAATTTAGCAAGAAAAATTGTTGAAGATATTAAGAAGTTTGGTTTGGTGCAAAGAGGCTTCTTAGGTGTTGGTACACTTGATCTATCCAACGACAACCAAGTTATGGCATACAATCAAGAGAAAAAAGCCAATTTAAAAACAGGAAATGGTGTCTATGTACGAGAAGTTAGTGATAATAGTGGCGCGGGCGATGCAGGAATAAGAATTGGAGATGTTATTACGAAAATAGATAATACAGACATCAATAGCTACGCAGATTTGTCATTCGTAATTGGCAGCAAACGTCCTGGCGACAAAGTTGCACTTACCTATACAAGAAATGGTAAAGCGACTACGACTACGGTAGTTCTTAAGGATCAAAAGGGAAATACTTCAGCAAGAAGCAAAGCCGACCTTAGCGTGACAGAAAAAATTGGTAGCGACTTTGACCCATTAAGTGACCGAATTAAAACCAACTACGGACTAAACAGTGGCGTTATCGCAAGAAATGTTGTTGAAAATAGTGAAATGGACAAAATTGGCGTGGTAGATAATTATATCATTATCGAAATAAATGGCAAACCTGTTAACAGTCAAAAAGATGTAGAAAAAATCCTTAACGATTATAAAGGAAATGTCCAAGTAAAGTATGTTGACGAATATGGCAGAATTACCACAAGAGGATTCAAAATGCCATAA